The proteins below come from a single Prolixibacter sp. NT017 genomic window:
- a CDS encoding MotA/TolQ/ExbB proton channel family protein produces the protein MINLLFLQSTDAAADTANMAAQAAQGAIELKFWDLVLKGGWIMIPIFLLSIIAVYIFVERYYAIKRAAKIDDRFIDQIKDNIHNSRFDAALALCRTNETPVARMIEKGVSRIGRPLNDVNTAIENVGNLEISKLEKGLPTLASVSGGAPMLGFLGTVMGMIRAFYDMSNAGSNVDVSLLSSGIYQAMVTTVAGLIVGIIAYFAYNILVARVEKVVFKMEATTSEFMDLLHEPAK, from the coding sequence ATGATTAATCTCTTATTCCTCCAAAGTACGGACGCTGCCGCAGATACCGCCAATATGGCCGCTCAGGCAGCACAGGGAGCCATCGAGCTGAAATTTTGGGATCTCGTTCTCAAAGGTGGTTGGATCATGATTCCTATTTTTCTTCTTTCGATTATTGCTGTTTACATATTTGTAGAGCGTTATTACGCCATTAAAAGAGCCGCAAAAATCGATGACCGTTTTATCGACCAGATAAAAGACAACATTCACAATAGTCGTTTCGACGCAGCGCTGGCACTCTGTCGCACCAATGAAACACCGGTTGCCCGGATGATTGAAAAAGGAGTGTCGCGCATTGGACGCCCGTTGAACGACGTGAACACGGCTATTGAGAATGTCGGTAACCTCGAAATTTCCAAACTGGAAAAAGGACTTCCAACGCTGGCCAGTGTCTCCGGAGGTGCTCCCATGTTGGGATTCCTGGGAACCGTTATGGGAATGATTCGGGCATTTTACGATATGTCGAATGCCGGAAGTAATGTGGATGTTTCGTTGCTTTCCAGTGGTATCTACCAGGCCATGGTGACGACCGTTGCCGGATTGATTGTGGGAATTATCGCCTATTTCGCATACAATATCCTGGTGGCACGTGTCGAGAAAGTGGTTTTCAAAATGGAGGCAACCACTTCTGAATTTATGGATTTACTGCACGAACCAGCAAAATAA
- a CDS encoding NAD kinase, producing MRIAIFGRTINPVFYDSLKRLFDILHLHHVDVVMYQPFAAYLCKEVKCDPAVAGSFSTPEELKDVDFFFSIGGDGTFLEGVSFVRDSGIPMVGINSGRLGFLADIAQEELEYALEDLFAGRYRLQTRSLIQLEDDNGTLADFPYALNEFTVHKRDTSQMITVHTQVGDEFLNSYWADGLIVSTPTGSTAYSLSVGGPVIPPVASNFIISPIAPHNLNIRPVVIPDYQQIILTVEGRGGRFMTTLDSRSAVCESGTEIRLRKADFGIKVLKLFNHSFYGTLRTKLMWGVDRRN from the coding sequence ATGAGAATAGCCATATTCGGTAGAACAATTAATCCGGTTTTTTACGATAGTCTGAAACGTTTGTTCGACATTCTGCATCTACATCATGTAGATGTGGTGATGTATCAGCCCTTCGCTGCCTATCTCTGTAAAGAGGTGAAATGCGATCCGGCTGTTGCGGGAAGTTTCTCAACGCCGGAAGAGCTGAAAGATGTGGATTTCTTTTTCAGCATTGGCGGAGACGGAACTTTTCTGGAGGGTGTTTCGTTTGTTCGTGACTCGGGAATTCCGATGGTCGGGATCAACAGTGGAAGGCTGGGATTTTTAGCCGACATTGCCCAGGAGGAACTGGAGTATGCCCTCGAGGATCTGTTCGCAGGACGCTATCGTCTGCAAACGCGTTCATTGATACAGCTGGAAGACGATAATGGCACATTAGCCGATTTTCCGTATGCACTGAATGAATTTACGGTGCATAAGAGGGATACTTCGCAAATGATAACTGTTCATACCCAAGTGGGGGATGAGTTCCTGAATTCGTATTGGGCTGACGGATTGATTGTATCAACGCCAACCGGTTCCACGGCTTACTCACTAAGTGTGGGAGGTCCGGTGATACCCCCGGTTGCGTCGAATTTTATTATCAGTCCCATTGCGCCACATAACCTGAATATACGGCCGGTGGTTATTCCCGATTATCAGCAAATTATTTTGACAGTTGAGGGAAGAGGTGGTCGCTTTATGACGACGCTCGATTCCCGTTCAGCAGTTTGTGAATCGGGAACAGAAATCCGTTTACGCAAAGCGGATTTTGGCATCAAAGTCCTCAAACTTTTCAACCACAGTTTTTACGGAACGTTGCGCACCAAATTGATGTGGGGTGTCGATCGACGTAACTGA
- a CDS encoding pyridoxine 5'-phosphate synthase, whose translation MTRLSVNINKIATLRNSRGGNIPNVLEAAMNCEKFGAEGITVHPRPDERHIRYSDVRELRPLITTEFNIEGYPSKKFMDLVLEVKPHQVTLVPDAPDAVTSNAGWNTLDNKEFLTEVVSEFKKAGIRTSLFVGTEARFIEGAAKVGADRVELYTEPYATDFPVAPEKAIAPFIHAAEVAIESELGLNAGHDLSLENLRFFYQNIPGLLEVSIGHALISEAIYLGLELTILKYKECLR comes from the coding sequence ATGACACGCTTAAGTGTAAATATAAATAAAATAGCAACACTACGAAATTCGCGGGGAGGCAATATTCCTAACGTTTTGGAGGCTGCCATGAACTGTGAAAAATTTGGCGCCGAAGGAATTACCGTCCATCCTCGGCCGGATGAACGTCATATCCGCTACAGCGATGTGAGGGAGCTTCGTCCGCTGATTACCACCGAATTCAACATCGAAGGATATCCTTCCAAAAAATTCATGGATTTGGTGTTGGAAGTAAAACCTCACCAGGTAACACTGGTGCCCGACGCGCCGGATGCGGTAACTTCAAATGCCGGATGGAATACTCTCGACAACAAGGAATTTTTAACGGAAGTGGTCAGTGAATTTAAAAAGGCCGGCATTCGGACTTCGCTGTTTGTCGGAACCGAAGCCCGCTTCATTGAAGGTGCCGCAAAGGTTGGCGCCGATCGGGTTGAGTTATATACCGAACCTTATGCTACCGATTTTCCGGTTGCTCCCGAAAAAGCCATCGCGCCTTTCATTCATGCGGCTGAAGTGGCAATCGAATCAGAACTGGGACTTAACGCCGGTCACGATTTAAGTCTGGAGAATCTCCGTTTCTTCTATCAAAACATTCCCGGCCTGCTCGAAGTCTCCATCGGCCACGCCCTGATTTCTGAAGCCATTTATCTTGGTTTGGAACTAACAATTTTAAAATACAAAGAGTGCCTGAGGTAA
- a CDS encoding alpha/beta fold hydrolase, whose protein sequence is MRVSLKYKKMGSGPNMVILHGLYGSSDNWLTIGKHLSESYTVYLLNLRNHGDSPNADVHTFESMSEDVAGFFEEQNLDKATVLGHSMGGKVAMHFAADYPEKVSCLIIADIAPKDYTELDRTKSNFHMHQTILELLDELDLSQVESRKEIDKYLATKLDAVGLRQFLLKNIKRTKDGQFKWRLNVPVLKEYLPRIISEVNAEWFEDRKPILRYPVTFIRGLKSKYINDEDIPGIQNIYPEARIIDIPDAGHWLHAEQPKLFLEAVLSCVKAG, encoded by the coding sequence ATGCGTGTTTCACTGAAGTATAAAAAAATGGGCTCCGGCCCGAATATGGTTATTCTACATGGGCTTTACGGCTCGTCTGATAACTGGCTTACCATTGGAAAACATCTCTCAGAGTCCTATACGGTTTATCTGCTGAATCTGCGCAATCATGGTGATTCGCCCAATGCAGATGTGCACACATTCGAAAGCATGAGTGAAGATGTGGCTGGCTTTTTTGAAGAACAAAACCTAGATAAAGCCACCGTTTTGGGCCATAGCATGGGAGGTAAAGTCGCTATGCATTTCGCGGCTGACTATCCCGAAAAAGTGAGCTGTTTGATTATTGCTGATATTGCGCCGAAAGATTATACAGAACTCGACCGGACCAAATCGAATTTCCATATGCATCAAACCATTCTCGAATTACTCGACGAATTGGATTTGAGCCAGGTGGAAAGCCGCAAAGAGATTGACAAATATCTGGCAACCAAATTGGATGCGGTTGGATTACGACAGTTTTTACTGAAGAACATCAAACGCACAAAAGATGGGCAGTTCAAATGGAGGTTGAATGTTCCGGTACTGAAAGAGTATCTGCCAAGAATCATCAGTGAAGTCAATGCGGAATGGTTTGAAGACCGGAAACCGATTCTTCGCTACCCGGTAACGTTTATCCGCGGCTTGAAATCGAAGTACATCAACGACGAAGATATTCCCGGCATTCAGAATATTTACCCGGAAGCTCGGATTATCGACATTCCCGATGCGGGCCACTGGCTGCATGCAGAACAGCCAAAACTGTTTTTGGAGGCTGTTCTATCGTGCGTAAAGGCGGGTTAA
- the malQ gene encoding 4-alpha-glucanotransferase has protein sequence MKRESGILLHPTSLPGKYGMGSLGNSSRWFVDWLSEHGQRVWQILPLNPTGFNHSPYQCYSAFAGNPNLIDLNELVSTGYLESDDVITAPHFSTHRVDFTEAIGFREPLLRKAFIRFRETGGFGLPEYMQFWDEHAWWLDSYSLFYACHKNLKGKNWGYWEDALADRKEGALHFYYRRFREDVEYQRFLQFVFFQQWFALKHYANKKGIEILGDIPLYVSYDSADVWANQDLFMLDEKRKPVKVGGVPPDYFSETGQRWGNPLFKWDRLKERGFDWWLARIHFNLKMFDRVRIDHFRGLESFWAIPYGEKTAVKGEWLPAMGDELFRILRDQLGNLPIVAEDLGTITEEVHALRKKYGFPGMKVLQFAFDNGSDNEYMPHNYETDFVVYTGTHDNNTTRGWWKSLTADERRKVIPYMPNPKEEKHWQLIRLALSSVAETAIIPFQDVLGLSEQARMNTPGTVDGNWNWRFSRRELHRSHGEKLLKLTRLYAR, from the coding sequence ATGAAACGAGAAAGTGGAATATTACTTCACCCTACCTCCCTGCCGGGAAAATATGGAATGGGTTCCCTGGGAAATTCTTCCCGTTGGTTTGTCGATTGGCTGTCGGAACACGGACAAAGAGTGTGGCAAATCTTGCCGTTGAATCCAACCGGCTTCAATCATTCGCCCTACCAATGTTATTCGGCTTTCGCCGGAAATCCGAATCTCATCGATTTGAATGAACTGGTATCGACTGGTTACCTCGAAAGTGACGATGTAATAACGGCCCCTCATTTTTCCACTCATCGTGTCGATTTTACCGAAGCAATTGGGTTTCGCGAACCACTTCTGCGGAAAGCATTCATCCGTTTCCGGGAAACCGGAGGATTCGGACTTCCGGAGTACATGCAGTTTTGGGATGAGCATGCCTGGTGGCTCGATTCTTACTCTCTTTTTTATGCGTGTCATAAAAATCTGAAAGGGAAAAACTGGGGTTATTGGGAAGATGCTTTGGCAGACCGAAAAGAAGGAGCGCTTCATTTTTATTACCGCCGTTTCCGGGAAGATGTCGAGTATCAGCGATTCCTGCAATTTGTCTTTTTTCAGCAGTGGTTTGCACTAAAACACTATGCCAACAAAAAAGGAATCGAGATTCTGGGCGATATTCCGCTGTATGTTTCGTATGACAGCGCAGACGTTTGGGCCAATCAGGACCTGTTTATGCTCGACGAAAAGCGAAAACCGGTAAAGGTTGGTGGCGTTCCACCTGACTATTTCAGCGAAACGGGCCAGCGATGGGGAAATCCGCTTTTCAAATGGGACCGATTAAAGGAGCGCGGTTTTGACTGGTGGTTGGCGCGTATCCATTTCAACCTGAAAATGTTCGACCGGGTACGCATCGATCATTTCAGAGGATTGGAATCGTTTTGGGCGATTCCTTACGGCGAAAAGACTGCTGTGAAAGGCGAATGGCTACCAGCTATGGGCGATGAGTTGTTTCGTATTTTGCGCGATCAGCTGGGAAATCTCCCCATTGTTGCCGAAGACTTGGGAACGATTACGGAAGAGGTTCACGCTTTGCGAAAAAAATATGGTTTCCCCGGAATGAAGGTCCTTCAGTTCGCTTTCGATAATGGCAGCGATAATGAATATATGCCACACAATTACGAAACCGATTTCGTGGTATATACCGGCACACACGATAACAATACTACCCGTGGCTGGTGGAAATCATTAACTGCAGACGAAAGACGAAAAGTCATCCCTTATATGCCAAATCCGAAAGAAGAGAAGCATTGGCAACTCATTCGGTTGGCCTTGTCGTCAGTAGCGGAAACCGCCATTATTCCTTTCCAGGATGTATTGGGCCTGAGTGAACAGGCACGCATGAATACACCGGGAACGGTTGACGGAAACTGGAACTGGCGTTTTTCAAGGCGCGAATTACATCGCAGTCACGGTGAAAAGCTGCTGAAATTAACCCGCCTTTACGCACGATAG
- a CDS encoding biopolymer transporter ExbD, protein MALRRRNKVNAGFSMSSMTDIVFLLLIFFMVTSTLISPNALKMLLPKSNNQTNAKPLTSISITKDLKYYVNNNGRLVKVNFSEIEPYLQETLHGKKDIYISLHAEKSVPIEQVVRVMNIAKRNHYKMILATSPDENR, encoded by the coding sequence ATGGCATTACGTCGAAGAAATAAAGTGAACGCAGGTTTCAGCATGTCCTCAATGACGGACATCGTATTCCTGCTGCTCATTTTTTTCATGGTCACATCGACCCTGATAAGCCCCAATGCGTTGAAAATGTTGCTTCCGAAAAGCAATAATCAAACCAATGCCAAGCCGCTTACAAGTATTTCGATTACAAAAGACCTGAAATATTACGTGAATAATAACGGCCGCCTGGTGAAGGTGAATTTCAGTGAAATTGAGCCCTATTTGCAGGAAACATTGCATGGAAAGAAAGATATCTACATCTCGCTGCATGCTGAAAAATCGGTTCCGATTGAGCAGGTAGTGAGAGTGATGAATATTGCCAAACGAAATCATTATAAGATGATTCTGGCGACAAGCCCTGACGAGAACCGATAA
- a CDS encoding DUF6089 family protein — translation MKKLLIIMAIFLAGMKVQAQKTADLGLTTGLAFYWGDVQQVDYMKSLSPAFGVFARWNMNKRMAVKAQLMIASLNVKGIYNDVYLSQPGMGFTFPNSLVYHYPRDLSQYYSFHRSIQMLEGIFEFNFKDYELGNKNASFTPYISAGIGAMYTRANGSGTLILNQQPRIPQNGNLYYNAYVDENGHTTNGLDAFSPVIPVGMGIKWNISDIFAINVEAMVRKTFTDNIDNLDDPIRFHYFDTSQVPDPTDPTGNRQMYAGYADKFSSSTVHNNDWLSTFTVSFIILLWDGKKNCPVYD, via the coding sequence ATGAAGAAACTGCTAATCATTATGGCAATTTTCCTGGCCGGTATGAAGGTTCAGGCTCAGAAAACTGCGGATCTTGGTTTGACGACCGGGTTAGCTTTTTACTGGGGAGATGTTCAGCAGGTTGATTACATGAAGTCGCTTTCACCGGCTTTTGGCGTGTTTGCGCGCTGGAATATGAACAAGCGAATGGCGGTAAAGGCACAGTTGATGATTGCCTCGTTGAATGTGAAAGGCATATACAACGATGTGTATCTTTCGCAACCTGGAATGGGATTCACGTTTCCCAATTCATTGGTATATCATTACCCGCGCGATTTGTCGCAGTATTATTCATTTCATCGCTCCATCCAGATGCTCGAAGGGATTTTTGAGTTCAATTTTAAGGATTATGAGTTGGGCAATAAAAATGCTTCCTTTACGCCGTATATTTCTGCAGGAATTGGCGCAATGTACACGCGCGCAAATGGTAGCGGGACTTTAATCCTGAATCAGCAGCCAAGAATTCCTCAGAATGGCAATTTATATTACAATGCATATGTCGACGAAAATGGTCACACTACCAATGGGTTAGATGCTTTTTCTCCGGTTATTCCGGTTGGGATGGGTATAAAGTGGAATATTTCCGATATTTTTGCCATCAATGTAGAAGCGATGGTTCGGAAAACCTTTACGGACAATATCGATAATCTGGATGATCCGATTCGGTTCCATTACTTCGACACATCACAGGTACCGGATCCGACAGATCCTACGGGAAACCGGCAGATGTACGCCGGTTACGCCGACAAGTTTTCGTCCAGTACCGTGCATAATAACGACTGGTTGTCAACGTTTACCGTGTCCTTCATCATCTTGTTGTGGGACGGTAAAAAGAATTGTCCGGTATACGACTAG
- the bamA gene encoding outer membrane protein assembly factor BamA — protein sequence MYKKLILFFLLIFSSSAGVFAQVVADSTNFSIYYDSQKMYTIGGIEISGIRFLDKEVLKKLSGLQVGDEVSIPGDQITAAIKKYWRQGLFSDVKITATKIVGNKIWLDIYLQERPRLSKVNYNGVSKGEKDEIEKKVLLIIGGQVTDNLINNAQRQILNYYHGKGFFNTDVNVVQRDDPSKENHVILDVNVDKKEKVKIQKISFYGNKALSEGQLEHAMKKTKDKGLKHFFRSKKFLEDKYEEDKQNIIKKYNEEGYRDAMITADSVYNNGDNTVSIKIWISEGDRYYFRNIKWVGNTVYTSEYLSHVLGIKKGDVFDQKLLDKRLREDDDAVSNVYLNHGYLFFNINPVETKVENDSIDYEMRIYEGQQATINRIIISGNTKTHEHVARRELRTRPGQLFSKENIIRSVRELAQLGHFNPETINPQVIPHPEDGTVDINYHLEERANDQIELSGGWGAGMFVGTVGLKFTNFSVRNIFNGKAWRPLPTGDGQTLSLRAQTNGSYYQSYSFSFVEPWLGGKKPNSFTLSVYYSKQTSGNSDYYYGGYNPYSYGSYGSSYYGGGYGSYGGYSNMYDYQITEQMSVFGASVGLGRRLSWPDDYFTLYNEVSYQLYDLQNWSYYLFRNGVSHNLSFKTVLGRNSTDNPLYTRHGSNFSLSLQLTPPYSAFDGVNYADPNLPDSQRYKWIEYHKWKFKGDVYTPVSRDEKLILRTKFEAGFLGYYDKNRRSPFEQFRVGGDGMSGYSMYGSDIVGLRGYENNSLTPSNGGNLYEKFTVELHYPITLSQSATIYGLAFAEGGNAWHDFSDYNPFDIRRSAGLGVRIFLPMFGLMGFDWGYGFDQAYKANANGSQFHFIIGQQF from the coding sequence ATGTACAAAAAACTGATACTCTTTTTTCTTTTAATTTTTAGCAGCAGTGCAGGTGTTTTTGCCCAGGTGGTAGCCGACAGTACCAATTTTTCCATTTATTACGATAGCCAGAAAATGTACACCATTGGTGGGATCGAAATTAGTGGAATTCGGTTCCTGGATAAAGAAGTACTTAAGAAACTTTCGGGACTGCAGGTTGGAGACGAAGTTTCCATCCCCGGTGATCAAATTACTGCAGCCATCAAAAAATACTGGCGTCAGGGATTATTCTCCGACGTGAAAATTACCGCGACCAAGATCGTCGGTAATAAAATCTGGCTCGACATTTATCTTCAGGAACGACCCCGGCTCTCCAAAGTAAATTACAACGGAGTCTCCAAGGGCGAGAAAGACGAGATTGAGAAGAAGGTATTGTTAATTATTGGCGGTCAGGTAACCGATAATCTGATTAACAACGCACAGCGACAGATTCTGAATTATTATCACGGCAAAGGTTTTTTCAATACCGATGTGAACGTTGTTCAGCGGGATGATCCTTCCAAGGAAAATCATGTCATTCTGGACGTTAATGTTGACAAGAAGGAAAAAGTGAAGATTCAGAAAATTTCCTTTTACGGAAACAAGGCATTATCTGAAGGACAGTTGGAGCATGCGATGAAAAAGACCAAGGACAAAGGCCTGAAACACTTTTTCCGTTCCAAAAAATTCCTGGAAGACAAGTATGAAGAGGATAAGCAGAATATCATTAAGAAATATAACGAAGAGGGATATCGTGATGCGATGATCACGGCCGATTCGGTATATAATAATGGTGACAATACCGTTAGCATCAAAATCTGGATTTCAGAAGGTGACCGGTATTACTTCCGTAATATAAAATGGGTAGGTAATACAGTTTACACATCGGAGTATCTGAGTCACGTTCTTGGAATCAAGAAAGGCGATGTGTTCGACCAGAAGTTACTTGACAAGCGTCTGCGTGAAGATGACGATGCTGTTAGTAACGTGTACCTAAACCACGGTTACCTGTTCTTCAATATTAATCCGGTGGAAACTAAAGTAGAAAATGATTCTATTGATTATGAGATGCGTATTTACGAAGGACAGCAGGCGACGATCAACCGGATCATTATTTCCGGAAACACCAAAACACACGAACATGTTGCCCGTCGTGAGTTGCGTACGCGTCCGGGACAGCTGTTCAGCAAAGAAAATATTATTCGTTCGGTAAGGGAATTGGCTCAGTTGGGGCACTTCAACCCGGAAACAATTAATCCGCAGGTGATTCCGCATCCGGAAGATGGAACAGTAGATATTAACTATCATCTGGAAGAACGCGCCAACGACCAGATTGAACTTTCCGGTGGTTGGGGAGCCGGCATGTTTGTGGGAACGGTTGGTTTGAAATTTACCAACTTCTCCGTTCGGAATATTTTCAACGGAAAAGCATGGCGTCCGCTGCCTACCGGTGACGGTCAGACATTGAGTCTTCGTGCACAGACCAACGGTTCCTATTATCAATCATACAGTTTCTCATTTGTTGAACCTTGGTTGGGAGGAAAGAAACCGAACTCATTTACGTTGTCAGTATACTACTCGAAGCAAACCAGCGGTAACTCAGATTACTACTACGGAGGTTACAATCCATATAGTTACGGAAGCTACGGATCCAGTTACTATGGTGGAGGTTACGGAAGCTATGGTGGATACTCAAACATGTATGATTACCAGATTACTGAACAGATGTCGGTATTCGGAGCATCGGTTGGTTTGGGACGTCGCCTGAGTTGGCCCGACGATTACTTCACTCTTTACAACGAAGTCTCGTACCAGTTGTACGATCTACAAAACTGGAGTTACTATCTGTTCCGCAACGGAGTCTCGCATAACCTTAGTTTCAAGACAGTTCTGGGACGTAACTCGACTGATAACCCGCTGTATACACGACACGGATCCAACTTCTCGCTGTCACTTCAGTTAACTCCGCCATATTCGGCTTTTGACGGGGTGAATTACGCTGACCCGAATTTACCCGATTCTCAGCGATACAAATGGATCGAATATCACAAGTGGAAATTCAAAGGAGATGTGTATACTCCGGTGTCCCGTGATGAGAAGCTGATCTTACGAACGAAGTTCGAAGCCGGTTTCCTCGGGTACTATGACAAGAATCGACGATCGCCGTTTGAGCAATTCCGGGTTGGTGGTGATGGAATGTCCGGATACAGTATGTACGGTAGTGACATTGTCGGGCTGAGAGGTTATGAAAATAACTCGTTGACACCGAGCAACGGAGGTAACCTGTACGAGAAATTTACTGTGGAACTTCACTACCCGATCACGTTAAGTCAGTCGGCAACAATATATGGTTTAGCTTTCGCCGAAGGTGGTAACGCCTGGCATGATTTCTCAGACTATAACCCATTTGATATTCGCCGTTCGGCTGGTCTTGGAGTCCGTATCTTCCTGCCTATGTTTGGTTTGATGGGATTTGACTGGGGGTATGGGTTTGATCAGGCATACAAGGCGAACGCGAACGGAAGTCAGTTCCACTTTATTATTGGCCAGCAATTCTAA
- a CDS encoding isoprenyl transferase: MGINKLNKEHMPNHVAIIMDGNGRWARQHGNERIFGHEQGVEAVRSTVEGAGEAGLKYLTLYAFSTENWSRPKEEVEALMSLLVHAITSEAENLNKNNVKLMTIGDTDSLPENARIKLQEAMVLTSENTGLKLVLALSYSGRWEILNAVRCLVEDSCSGKIKTSQIDENLFDNYLSTKGIPDPELLIRTSGEYRVSNFLLWQIAYTEFYFTTKLWPDFRKDDLFEAIADFQQRERRFGKTSEQIRI; the protein is encoded by the coding sequence ATGGGAATTAATAAATTGAACAAGGAGCACATGCCAAATCACGTTGCCATAATTATGGATGGTAACGGAAGATGGGCGCGACAACACGGGAACGAGCGGATCTTTGGGCATGAGCAAGGAGTTGAAGCAGTACGTTCGACGGTTGAAGGTGCCGGAGAGGCCGGGTTGAAGTACCTGACACTTTACGCATTTTCTACCGAAAACTGGAGTCGTCCGAAAGAGGAGGTAGAGGCTTTGATGTCGCTCCTGGTTCATGCAATTACCAGTGAAGCGGAGAATCTAAACAAGAATAATGTAAAACTGATGACAATTGGAGATACGGATAGCCTGCCTGAAAACGCCCGTATCAAGTTGCAGGAAGCAATGGTTCTGACATCAGAGAACACCGGATTGAAGCTCGTATTGGCCCTCAGTTATTCAGGCCGATGGGAAATTTTGAATGCCGTGCGTTGTTTGGTAGAAGATTCCTGCAGCGGAAAAATAAAAACCTCTCAGATTGATGAAAACCTTTTCGATAATTATCTCTCGACAAAGGGGATACCAGATCCGGAATTGTTGATTCGAACCAGCGGAGAATACCGGGTAAGTAATTTCCTGCTTTGGCAGATAGCTTACACGGAATTTTATTTCACCACAAAATTATGGCCCGATTTTAGAAAAGATGACTTATTTGAAGCCATTGCCGATTTCCAGCAGCGAGAGAGAAGGTTTGGTAAAACAAGTGAACAAATCAGAATCTGA
- a CDS encoding CBS domain-containing protein has protein sequence MTASELISDSIPTVSLEETGLKALNLMEVFHVNHLPVVNGVEYFGIISDQDIYNADNFEEQIEQYGINFPQPHVHRNQHVFEVVGIASQCGVTVVPVLDMDHSYMGAISQREANRKLADLVAVNEPGGIIVLELCKTDYSLSQIAQIVESNDAKILSFYISRPSESSKELDVTIKLNKMDLSGVIQTFTRYDYNIKATYMDDSRINNLYDDRFDQFMRYLNT, from the coding sequence GTGACGGCCAGCGAACTCATATCCGATAGCATTCCAACGGTAAGTCTTGAAGAAACAGGACTTAAAGCTCTGAATTTAATGGAGGTGTTTCATGTGAACCATCTTCCGGTAGTGAATGGTGTGGAATATTTTGGTATTATTTCCGATCAGGACATTTATAATGCCGACAATTTTGAGGAGCAGATTGAGCAATATGGTATCAATTTTCCACAGCCGCATGTGCACCGCAATCAGCATGTTTTCGAGGTGGTGGGTATTGCGTCGCAATGTGGCGTAACCGTTGTTCCGGTCCTGGACATGGATCACTCCTACATGGGAGCGATTTCGCAAAGAGAAGCTAACCGGAAGCTGGCGGATCTGGTAGCTGTCAACGAGCCCGGCGGAATCATAGTGTTGGAGTTGTGCAAAACCGATTATTCACTTTCGCAAATCGCTCAGATTGTGGAAAGCAATGATGCCAAGATACTTAGTTTCTATATAAGCCGTCCGTCCGAATCGAGCAAGGAGTTGGATGTGACCATCAAATTGAACAAAATGGATTTGTCGGGTGTCATACAGACATTCACTCGGTACGATTACAACATCAAGGCCACATACATGGACGATTCACGCATAAATAATTTGTATGATGATCGGTTCGATCAGTTTATGCGATATCTGAATACTTGA